The sequence ttttttaagaaGGCTGACAATGGAGGGTTAATTATCacaatttgaaagaaaaaaatttcTTTGAGAGTTGAGATCAATTTTCCTAGATAGGCATGTTGAATTCCCTATTCATAACAAAATGATCGAAGAAAAAGGTTTTGAATGGGTGAATAAATCAGGTTCACAAAAATAGTCCAAAAAATATGCATGACTAGACATAAATTGTGCACATCTGTCAAAGTGGGTCCAAACCGATTGTGAAACACAAGTTATGGTACTTTACAATAGCATATTCTTTGATTTTATTTATGACATGAAAACAATTAAAAGAACATCTCACACCCATTCTTGAGACAAATTGTCCTTATCACCTAAACTTTTTAGTCAATGAGATTaactaaaaataattttaaattttttaaaagttaaatatattaaaagttctTTTAGGAAAACTAAAATATAATGTATGAGAAGAAAATAATGAATTTTAATTGAGTAGAAGTAAAACATTTAATCACTAGTTACAAACTTCGCTAGCCTTATAATTCCATTGTAAGAACCAATTATTGAATTTAtactataaaatattatttataccAAACTTTTTCTAAAAATAAGATATTTTAATATACTAGAgtagaatattttttatttcttataaatTTCAATTTGATATTTACTTTTCATTATATACATTTTACTATTATTAATCTAAAAAAATATAAGAATTAAAATCTCTATGTTgattacaaataaaacaattttaattGACTAGAATTAAAATACTTAATCACTAGTTACAAACTTCAGAGGCTTTATAATTCCATTTTAAGAACCAAAAATTGAATTTATACTACAAAATATTATTTATACCAAACTTTTTCTTAAAatagaatattttaatatattatagtGAAATATTTATTATTTCTCTACTTTTAATTATATACATTTTACAATTATTATTTTCaatcatataaaaattaaaatttgttcatcaattacaaataaaatgtCAATATGCTCACTACCAATCATTTTCTCATATGGTCAATACATCATAGTAGAAAGGGAGTTGCATAGAATATAACATAAGAAATAttaaagagatattaaagagatgAGTCATGTCCTAATTCTTAGATGGGTTAAATTTGACAAGTAAGATTTTCTTAATAGTTATGAGCTCAATATTTTTACAATTTAATTGAAGAATAAAagtatttcaatttcatgatttttaaaaatgatatttttacaATAAAATATCATAACCATCACTTTATCATATATGACTATTCAAACTCTATCTCATTATCACAATTTAAAATATGTAACGGACAAATTGATTAAGAATTTATTataaaattagataattaaataaatttaaaaataaattctaacaataaatatttaattaagaaaaATCTATTGACATGTAAATTTCCGCATATTGCTCTTATGTTTGCGTAAATTGATTTATAACCACCGAAAATAATTGTTTTTATCATGATAATCTCGAAAAGATGAAGATATTTGTAATCATTAACGGACATAGAAATTTATTATATTACTTTGTTTTTCTAAAAAACAATTGtataaatgaaaagaaaaaaatataaaaaaaatattatttaataaattaatttataaccACTATAGAAATAATCATTGTTATTTGTTGCCACTAAATGATGGATGCAGATACGACAAAAAATCATTGATAGTTTCGTGTGTCccctaaaaaagaaaacattcttgTCGTATAGTTAAGATTACCACTTGCCACATTACGAAAACAATCGAAAACATATCTCACGCACATCATTTTAGAAAATCAAGTCATATTTActaatttttttaatcaataagATTTTATGTAAGTTTTCTCTTTCATTCATCTTGAGAATGGATCATGACTAAGTtgatcagaaaaatacaaaaaatattaaagaTCTTCATGAATTGTAAAAACTATATGAAtttaatcaaaatttgaaaattaaattgaaaatttttacacaaaatttttcttaaaattaaatattttttaatattattattgtgATTTAATATTTCTGTTATATTTAAAATTGGATCTCTATTTCTCATTATACATATTTTATCTCTATTATTTtagaaaattgaaatatttaagtATATTAAAAATTACTAGAGATATCATAAATACATCTAATGTAGATAGATACcaattgaaattattttatttatttttaatattattttatttaattttaaactatattttatttcattttaaatttttgaaaattttattataTCTAcaattttttattctattttttaaaacTGAATTATGTACATCtactttttaaatttgaaatttaaacttcttcttattatttttaaaaattataaaaaataatacattTTAGTAATTCTTAATATGTCTTCTAATAAATGTGTTTGCACATGTAGTGTGGCGAATCTTGTTGGGGATGGATGAGGTCCCTGCTCCAGGTCAAAATGTTTAacccttaaataaataaaaatatgtctTCTAATTATTTACAAATATTTACATTTGAAATTTAACCTCTTTATCtttattttaaaaatgattaaTGGAAAAATTAACTAAATATATTCTTTTAATGAATTAATGATTCTTATTATGTCCATTATTCATTTAAAAGAAattctacatataataattatgaaATAGtagattattttttttaaatattttttattttcattttatagtttatttttatatggtgttttgaaaatattttgtttctaattaatattaaaattttgaCATGTTAAAAATTAACTAAATATATTCTTTTAAAGAAAGCTATTGAGAGGACACTCTTATCTAGAGTTGATGCCACTataccaaattttattttattttttaataaaattaagtcTATACCAAAAAAATTGCTAACCATCTACATTGATTAAGCCTATACCGAAAAAATTGCTAACCATCATCTACAATAATAAGAAACAACAGCTGCTAATAAATAATATGGGAAAAATAGTTTTTAAATACATTTTACCGTTATtatttttaatcattcaaaaaactTAAAATCTTCAAGTTCGCAGACTTCATGCCCTTGCTGGGCTGCAGCTCGCAGGTATGAACCTCCATCAAAAAATATTCAAGTTAATTTCAAATAAACTATGTCAATGTCCACTACCATTCATTTTGCTCATATATTCAATGCATCATAGTTAAAAACAAGACTTTTATAACATGTCTCATAAGCAATAATAAATAAATCAGCCACATCCCAATTATtttatcctatcatccacatcttttATAAAACTTAAATTTCAATCTATTTCTATATATTCCTCTTTCTAATGATGGATGGCTGATCCAAAATGTTGAAAGAAACATATACACAATTTAATACATTTACATCTACATTAACTTTCATCACTTAACAAAGTCTTTCTTAAAGATGATTTGTATCCAATGTATCTAAAACTAACTTTGATTTAATTCATtacataattttaattttttgagaaATTTATTTCGAATATTTATCTATGTTGCATAAAAGATGAAATAATTAAAAAGATTCAACTTTTTTTTACAACAATTTAAGATATAACAAGAAATGACAtatgtaaaaaaatatatatgatgttcaaatttcatatttaaacTTCCTTATAATTGTTAATTGTCTCTTTATAATTTTAGATTTGTATAAATTGATTTGTGACTgttatgaaaataattttttatcataatgaAGTAGAAAAGATAAGATTTTGTAAGATGAAATTTTTCCATGCGCCATATCATTACAAAGATAACAGAAagatgttttatttttttaatatagacTAAATGTATAATCCAAAGACTCATAACTAAAGGCACTTCTTTATCATAATGAACTTTTTGTAAGATGgaacaattattttgaagatatccGCACATGAATTAAAAGGTATAGATGAGAATCCAAATCCTTTGATATGTGTTATTGTCCTACTGTAGTGGCAACGTCCAAACAGTTTCTTACAAATTGGTTAGTCGGATTACAACTATTCTTACTGTGGCTTAGGGATTTTTTAGTATCTTCTGCCTATATATATGAAGACCTTATGTTCCGTGTAACTCACACATTCAACTGACATATCTTAGCACTTTGCTTCTTTCAATGGGTACGTTTTCTAGCTTATGCTGCTTCTTTTTCTCCCTCGTCGTTGTATGTTTGGGATTACAATTGGTGTAGCCACATTTCAATTAAAGAAGTATAATGTTGATTAACGTTGAACTTCTGCAAGACAAGATTTGCAGATGGAGTTTCTTGTTATTTTGCCTGTTCTTCTTGTATGTTTCTCATCTTCATTAAATCTTGTAAGTAGAGTAAGATATTCGAAATTTTGATTGATCCTAATACTCCATGTATTTCTGGTTGTTTGCAGTCCTTTACAGGACGCCATGCTAAAATTAAAGATTCCTCTTCTCCCATGCCCTTAGCTTTAAGTTATTGGAACCACAAGTTGCCCACCACTCCCATTCCTAGTCTCTGCTTGCCCGCCTCTCATCTCTGGAGCCAAATAGCCCATCTTATTTTAAAAAGACTAGCACCTCCATAAAGGCACtcgataaaataaattataatgtgCATATCACATATACCAGAAACACCGGTACTAGCAACTCCACAAATCCACTGGCTACCAAAAAACAGCCAAAAGTCACGGCTGAACCAATGTTTTTTCTTCAAAAAAACATTAAGCATTGGAACCAAATTCAGTACAGACATGGTAGGCTGGAAAAGTACACAGACATTATTTTTCCTTCCAGTTGTTGTGGCTGAAAAAGTACCATTCTCAACTAAAAGTCTTTCTACATCTCTAGGAAAACTTCACATAACCCCAAATTCTGAGATGGCTCTTACCATGAAGGAGACTTTGGAAGTATGGGAGAGTTCTGCCATGACTGGGGAAAGCAAAAAGTGTTTAACTTCACTAGAGTCTATGATTTACTACACTACCACTCAAATTGGAACCAATGACCTCGATGTTTTTGTAACCAATGTTTCCAAGACTAAATCAGGATTGCAACAATATTCCCTTCCTTCAATTCCCTTCGAAAGCAAATCCACTTCCAGATTTGTAGCTTGCCACCCAATAGGGTATCCATATCTGGTATACTTTTGTTATCAGATACAGGACACAAGAATGTTCCAGCTTTCTttcaagagtgatgaaggaaataTTGCACAAATGGTAGCTGTTTGTCATTAAGACACCAGTGAGTGGAACCCCGAGCACATATCATTCAAGATTCTCCATGTGAGACCAGGGGGCGAGGCCATCTACCACTTCATGACAGAAGATGAAATTCTGTGGATTGCTGCCAACTAAAAGTCTTCAAAATGGCCTCTACACATATGCATACTACTTACTACTATGTACAATAAAGGTCTCTTGTATGGAGATCGTTTGTTTGTTTCATGCCAGCCTGCTCGGGCTTTAGTGCATATATACCCATGGctttttatgtatatttatatggtAATGGTAATGTTATTTATAAGAGGATGAAATTTGGTGCAAATTAGTACTTGATTATTACTATAGATGTTAAGACATTGAACTTGAGTCTTGATAGATATCCGAGTCTGACCAAATGTAATTGACAGGGAATCGTGTATGCTATGATgaggttcttgattttgttttaaaAGGTCTTGTCCTACTTTAATAATATTAACTATCCAATTCGACAAGAGTTTCCTATTCTGAACAACTTTTCTTTTTAGTACACTCAGGAAACGACTAAGAACAATGAATTGAACCGGAGGGATTTCCAGTATTGATAAAGGTCGATGCAGCATACTGTTAACCCAATGGGTCGACTTGCAGGAGTTCCACTTGGGTCAGACTCTGATCATCTTGTTAATATCTATGTGTGAGTGGTCTGTTTACCACGGAATCATCCCACATCACAAATTTCTTGTCATACTACCTCTGACAGGGACACGTTTTATGTGAACAAAAACTTTATACGTTGTGAGTAGGGTACAATAGAAAGTTTTTatcataataaataaaattttaggTTTAACTATTGTATTTGATTTTTATTGGATGTAAAGATTAGAGTGGATCATTTATGTAGATATAAGTCATATTTTAAGTGAGAATATGATATCGTTCAAAGAACAAATGATGTTTTGGTTGAATCTTTAAAAATTTATGTTAAAATGACTTCTCATTAGACATGTTCATGTGATGAGTTGTATGAAAAGTCATACttcctgtagtgtcataaaattgtgacccttgtaattttcgaccacattagggtcttcatgttGGCGAATCGAATCCCTTAGCAtgatcggagacccgagacttgctcaacccCCAAAACTACTCTTTTTTCTGCCCCCCGCACTGCTTAAAGCTGCTTTCTGTCTTGAGttaagggcaggataggggcgtggtaccCTGGGCATGTcccccctatccctgccctattttgggaccCCTCCATTCCAATTATGCATTGAGCTTTGCATTTTCAACAGGCAAgctttccctatgtcggcctatgatgaaaataaGTCCAATTAACCTTAATTGATGAAAATATAACTTGCATTTGCCCTCCTATTTGTAAAAGTGAACAAGgtattcaaacattcctttcaagcattgagcattctcgagtctcccttcaaggctaggtgttgcattcgaatcaaggattcaaccattgaagaggagagtcctttcaacattcaattacacataagcaattctatctacatttctatCACAACTTCCCTTGAggtgtgtatacacctaaaaatggtctgaagataattaattaaataagcaattatttaactaatcctccttcccaattaaattgaattcactaagcaatttgattaaatttcccctttcatctacttattaataaatctaaggatttattaattaggttcatttcatttcatcccctttaattaattaattccctccatccaaattcattcttctaaatcccataattaattaaaacaaatcaaatcaatgagttgttgaaattaattagccattttcctattatttgaatttctaaattcaaattctcctaacttctaccactcctaaacctaaccattcataAACCTAACCTATTCTACTTACCACCatttcccctttcatccaacatcttctagaacctttgtgacacttgtcactaagtgttccttttaatccaaccccctttgccaacctcctccaatttaaccattgatatcttcagatcaatctcaactgttgattcatgccaactcacccctagccttagaaaatcctataaatagacctcattttgagcaatatggatcccatctcattttcatcttatgcattgttattataggcatctagcttctagtttctcattctttagcaatgttatcatgcgcaattttagcttaattgcatcttaatcttagctcATTTTATAGATCATCaatgcattcatatagcttaattatgctattcttgctagatcatgcattttcagcattcaaatcctccatctaagtgtagtcaagtcactgaatttTGCATAATCCAATCTGAGAgtatttttcatactcgcatttactaggaggcaataagtcgattagctttggtttttcatttcattgattcaatttactaaccattgcttataatgatttattgagtgcattgtggttgcaggtataggtacacttcacagagcacgacattttggtgcccaccgtggggccgaaatcattacttttggcctcttaatcttcaagAAACTTCATCTCTATCTGGCTCTGGTGCAGAAATTCATACGAGTTGCCTTTTCAGCTCGTACGAACTTCCTCTTAGTCCCGAACGAtacctcatcctgactcgtacaagGTACAATTCTGTGTCGTACGAGGttttagactgcaaattctttactcgtactaggctgatgttgtgtcgtacgagttgattttcactaTCGTACTAGAGCTAATTATGTTTTGTACGAATTTCTAGCTATTAAATCTTATGCCGTACGAGTCTGTTTGTATTACTGTACGAAATCTAAATATTTTTCATTGTGTCTAATAAAGCATTTCTTACGAGTCTCTGGTTCtgtgattttttttgataaactacaaattagaattttcaagtttgcctatacgttggtaatttgcattttttatGGCCTTCTGGTCATTTTTAGGCCTATAAATGCTCtttcaaaatttcatctacaactcttggagacctttccaatgatgTAAATGACTTGTAATTTTGAGTCCCAAACAGAAATTTATGTCTATTTGAAGTTaggttaaaattttatttaatttttttttgaaatttcataattcggatcactaatgctaactCTAATCTgtttatgagatgtttgcagcctaactcttttccataggacgcttgtcaaagatacgcttgttcaagataaattcaaaacacaatcatgactactaatggatctattttgcaggttgcctaaggattcaacaacaaaaactttgtgtattctttaagatttttaggcacacttcaatttgggcttaaagaaatgaactatcatgtcttatgtgcttgtgatgataggcgagtattctctcacctttcttaggtgatcagaaagatagactcatctttttgctttaattagtgcatctctttagcagacCTGCCCTCCCGAGGCATTatagccggtgagaggggaatgacctaagtgggaatggctaacgccaagtaatccaacccactataaaataaatgtgtttttgatgaaaatcaaagcaacgaaagtgctcgggaatagctctcctccataccttcgggtatatcaaaccttggttttcaaggttgggagacctcttaattgagtttataccccgacgagccgaacgaatcccttactagtaactctcccaagacacttgccatatcatgcccccattatcatttggagtcagataatacagcattgagaatccattgcatgagacttagcgaccgtattctgattagctattgggtgtgtacctaagtcagcaagcaaaggttttcattctcagccaacttccttagggtttagcttgattgagagtcatatatcacatcatgtgtttgttgtgtattcatccctaaattgcaaaatcagacacttaaaactgaaAAACCAATGTAAAACATCAAAAtacagtgatcaaaactcaaacaagcaagcaattttTATAACTGCTCAAATACCTATTGTACGAATCAGGAGTCTCTGTCGTATTGCTTGATCTTCTGTCGTATGATTCAAGGTTCTATGTTGTACAAATAAATGCttttcacatgaagtcactagtctgtcatTTTGTCTTATATCTCTTATCATCCTATGCTGCATAGTCTGtcgtacgaaactctgcatttgttagtccaaaactGTGTCTTACATGCCTTGTTCAGCTttgtcatttctgcctgatcaatttgcagtaaacataaacacctgttatctgtcaatctATGCTTAAATTGTctacttggtttgcttggtcaagttatcactcgtcaaaatcagactctagaacataaacaccttaagaCTTTCAAGTCGTTACCCTCAACAAGTTCatgatctaaacatctcaaagtgcattatcaccctctttgataaactgatcactcaaacatagtttttcatcaagatcaatcatcctttatcatgaaactgaaacgtttggtcaggataattgtgtcccacatcgtaggatatatcgttcctactggacttggttcttatcaaatcatcatcattgcactcctaaaccgaagatcaaaaaacttgcaaacttttaaacacttgaattttcttttagtgtcatatcactctattgccttgaaattgacaattgctcacttacccaaaacaaccttttggacaatcaaattctaaacaaaataacacacgtgtattcctgttctaactagagctcaaagaTGAAAGATCGCAAAGAcgaaaatcgaaacattggaagaaaacataaccatggaacatgaaaatgaattacaagtcaaagaagaaataacaaaacaaaacttcatagacatcaagaaagatccccaattcgacaaatttatgcaaaaattgttggaggaagaaaaagaaaaatactttctaatgttagccaaatttggtgctacacttccctaagattttgatgtgaataaactgacacaaaagaaaagtgactctccccctaataacgaacaacATGAGGACATATTTGGTATCAAAATGAATAACATGTCAATCCCTATTAACACTAGAAACAATGAAGAGACTTAcatccccaaaagagatgaagtagaaattttgaataacattcaattcgATGAGAATACAAGAAGGACTAGGGATGAAACAAGACGAGATCTAGATCCTACTAGAacgcaaaatcatggtcatgcaagaacaaatcatgtcgataatcctatcatgactcttacacaacaactgcaagcaatgcaaacacaaatccaagagatgcaaagaggaaatgttagacgatattcacttcaagaaatatgtccttatccttttgacaggaatctaaatatgataccatttcctataggttttgaaactccgagatacaaaaaatatgatggaagctctgaccctcaagatcatataagagaattttgtaccatgattatggagtttgcacatgaagatacctacttaatgagactatttccgaaaagcttaactggactagctatggagtggttttccaaACTTGCACCTGGAataagatcattttcagagttggtggataagtttgtttcacaatattcctacaatatacaacatgaagtgaccatgctagacctctg is a genomic window of Cryptomeria japonica chromosome 7, Sugi_1.0, whole genome shotgun sequence containing:
- the LOC131062406 gene encoding BURP domain protein RD22-like — translated: MVGWKSTQTLFFLPVVVAEKVPFSTKSLSTSLGKLHITPNSEMALTMKETLEVWESSAMTGESKKCLTSLESMIYYTTTQIGTNDLDVFVTNVSKTKSGLQQYSLPSIPFESKSTSRFVACHPIGYPYLVYFCYQIQDTRMFQLSFKSDEGNIAQMVAVCH